The Bombus terrestris chromosome 9, iyBomTerr1.2, whole genome shotgun sequence genome contains a region encoding:
- the LOC100645599 gene encoding uncharacterized protein PF3D7_0207100, which translates to MSHDKNSFKHQHSSLKVNLSCASNLTDSGNDSFEQIDVHSDIDNTVSYDTPLKNVSKHKRSKIKGSDKSIDLIEMDNINIMKTSLNVNTSVDCINDNNICGNKYRSENCKEEKFESSENKQTDMFVINFETMQKNINTTSLQMYTSLDILNKVQNDDNTIDDFLMNATRNNFDDEHSNIYKAQRQNDVILQNNHDSEYNGIVSNTIAVSHSNSEMSTIIKESTGKCDIEIDQNMKYSLSDRKSKRKLLPLHERSQLLSFSPVQDKEYSPPPCLIFKKIHKKKKSKPNKTVNVNNLECIVKKNNKNHDGKTQKRTKKVISKKIIVKKIVNEDILRRLNKNQENLNKAKTANVYIPERNSSDDFQLLKNSPIVHFTKKKMYKLNIVTTGLSNENKDIVKDVVRTLGLAKIESNVTKNTTHIVTTGKS; encoded by the exons ATGTCTCATGATAAAAATAGCTTCAAACATCAACATAGTTCTCTGAAAGTCAATTTAAGTTGTGCATCGAATCTAACAGATTCTGGTAATGATTCATTTGAACAAATAGATGTTCATTCTGATATAGATAATACAGTTTCTTATGATACTCCATTGAAAAATGTAAGCAAACATAAGCGTTCTAAGATAAAAGGGAGTGATAAAAGCATAGATTTAATTGAAatggataatataaatataatgaaaacgTCCTTAAATGTTAACACATCTGTTGATTGTATAAATGACAATAACATATGTGGAAATAAATATAGATCGGAGAATTGTAAAGaggaaaaatttgaaagttctgaaaataaacaaacagatatgtttgtaataaattttgaaactatgcagaaaaatataaatactacTTCATTACAAATGTATACATCactagatattttaaataaagtacAAAATGATGATAATACAATTGATGATTTTCTAATGAATGCAACGAGGAACAATTTTGATGATGAACATAGTAACATTTACAAGGCACAGCGTCAAAATGATGTAATACTACAAAATAATCATGACAGTGAATATAATGGTATTGTAAGTAATACAATAGCTGTGTCACATAGTAACTCGGAAATGTCTACAATTATCAAAGAATCAACTGGTAAATGTGACATAGAAATAGatcaaaatatgaaatactcATTGTCTGATAGAAAATCTAAGAGAAAGTTATTACCACTACATGAACGTTCCCAATTACTATCATTTTCGCCAGTACAGGATAAGGAATACTCACCACCTCCAtgcttaatatttaaaaaaatacataaaaagaagaaaagtaaacCTAATAAGACAGTTAATGTCAATAATCTAGAATGTatcgttaaaaaaaataataaaaatcacgaTGGGAAAACAcaaaaaagaacaaagaaagtaatcagtaaaaaaattattgttaagAAAATTGTTAATGAAGATATTTTAAggagattaaataaaaatcaagaGAATCTTAACAAAGCAAAAACGGCAAATGTTTATATTCCAGAAAGAAATTCATCAGATGATTTTCAACTCTTGAAAAATTCACCTATTgtacattttacaaaaaaaaaaatgtacaaattaaatattgttacAACTGGTTTATCTAATGA AAATAAGGATATAGTTAAAGATGTTGTTAGAACTCTCGGTTTAGCAAAGATTGAATCAAACGTTACGAAAAATACAACACATATTGTGACTACAG GAAAATCGTAA
- the LOC100649774 gene encoding calcium permeable stress-gated cation channel 1 codes for MNMDYPHFHSTLRETPSSETCIPIPRHNTTIITDVYAGIPENLLLNFFGFLFLVILFGLLRKKAWNYGRLALLNKTDERWMELFYGDNEGRDTEALCIETSVNSQLSQVDRGFLSWIVTAFKVTDEELLKRAGPDGLLYISFERHLIILTCLMVIVSLCIALPINFHGNMQGDDATFGHTTISNLDPMSTWVWVHTILILSYLPIGGYVMKHFLKKVRDSKHGGELAARTLLITEIPKQQCDVQSLIDYFKQVFPTLTVEDVTLAYDIRQLSALNVEKDCAEQARLYCENYARRREPLKMYPYPCGQVIGCCCKNQVDAQEFYTNEEMRLTALVEEEKKVALSRPLGVAFVTLGTSGAAKAMRKYLCSLPSTKWVVDYAPMPSDIFWENLSIPRPCWYLNAVLINFSLGIVLFFLTTPAVIVTALNKLPITGEIMNLSPIVSSFLPTVLLVSVAALMPVLVARSESLVRHWTRSSLNRAVMTKTLLLLLLMVLILPSLGLTSAQAFLEWTVNAANDTGRWDCVFLPDQGALFVNYVITAALLGSGLELVRFPELALYTFRLCIARSRAERIHVRKAVLWEFPLGAHYAWLLLVFTMTTVYSLACPLITPFGLLYLVVKHLVDRHNLCFAYGPSIGGGQLAGAAASATGAAPILAQAALLALGLVRRGLSPLAAVQLSGLAASILGLVTGATLSTSKFKAQMQKRDLSAGQNFIAPVLRKKQTSLEETISIGTNSDLSPPSLRSTSASSIQDSPKLYQDYGKESQA; via the exons atgaaTATGGATTATCCACATTTTCA CTCAACTTTACGTGAAACTCCATCCTCAGAAACATGCATTCCAATCCCAAGGCACAATACAACTATAATAACAGATGTTTATGCAGGCATTCCTGAAAATTTATTGCTGAATTTTTTTGGATTTTTG TTCCTTGTTATCTTGTTTGGTCTATTACGTAAAAAAGCATGGAACTATGGACGTCTtgcattattaaataaaactgaTGAACGATGGATGGAATTATTTTATGGAGATAACGAGGGTAGAGATACAGAAGCACTGTGTATAGAAACTTCTGTTAATTCTCAACTTTCACAAGTTGATAGAGGTTTCTTATCATGGATTGTTACTGCGTTCAAAGTTAc AGATGAGGAACTATTAAAACGAGCTGGACCAGATGGTTTACTGTATATTTCATTTGAACGTCATTTGATCATCCTAACATGCTTAATGGTTATTGTATCGTTATGTATTGCTTTACCAATTAACTTTCATGGTAATATGCAAGGTGATGATGCAACATTTGGTCATACAACAATATCAAACTTGGATCCAATGTCTACATGGGTTTGGGTgcatacaattttaattttatcctaCTTACCAATTGGTGGATACGTCATGAAACATTTTTTGAAGAAG GTACGAGATTCCAAGCATGGTGGTGAATTGGCAGCTAGAACATTATTAATTACAGAAATACCAAAACAACAGTGTGATGTACAAAGTCTTATTGATTATTTCAA ACAAGTATTTCCCACATTAACAGTGGAAGATGTCACATTGGCTTATGATATCAGACAGCTTTCTGCATTAAATGTAGAAAAAGATTGTGCTGAACAGGCACGTTTATACTGTGAAAACTATGCAAGGAGAAGGGAGCCATTGAAAATGTATCCATATCCATGTGGCCAAGTGATAGGTTGTTGTTGCaaaaat CAAGTTGATGCTCaagaattttatacaaatgaaGAAATGCGATTGACTGCATTAgtcgaagaagagaagaaagtggCACTAAGCAGGCCTCTTGGAGTAGCTTTCGTAACTTTAG GTACATCTGGTGCAGCTAAGGCTATGCGGAAGTACTTATGTTCTTTGCCAAGTACAAAATGGGTTGTGGATTATGCACCTATGCCATCTGATATCTTCTGGGAAAATTTAAGTATACCAAGGCCATGTTGGTATCTGAATgctgttttaataaatttttcactgggcattgtattattttttcttactaCACCAGCT gtAATAGTAACCGCTTTAAACAAACTACCAATTACAGGAGAAATTATGAATCTGAGTCCAATAGTTTCATCTTTTCTTCCAACTGTATTGTTAGTTAGTGTGGCTGCTTTAATGCCAGTATTAGTAGCAAGAAGTGAATCATTAGTCAGACATTGGACTAGAAGCAGCCTAAATCGAGCAGTAATGACAAAAACATTACTTCTTTTATTACTGATGGTTCTTATATTACCTAGCTTAGGTCTAACCAGTGCACAAGCGTTTTTAGAGTGGACGGTAAACGCAGCAAATGACACAGGGCGATGGGACTGTGTGTTTTTACCTGATCAG GGTGCTTTATTTGTAAATTACGTAATTACTGCAGCTTTACTTGGAAGTGGATTAGAGTTAGTGAGGTTTCCCGAACTAGCTTTATATACCTTCAGATTGTGTATAGCACGTAGTAGGGCTGAAAGAATACATGTTAGAAAGGCAGTATTATGGGAATTTCCCCTAGGTGCTCATTATGCCTGGTTACTCTTAGTCTTTACTATGACAACAGTATATAGTTTGGCCTGTCCATTAATTACACCCTTTGGACTGTTATATCTCGTAGTGAAACATTTG GTGGATAGACATAACTTATGTTTTGCCTATGGACCAAGCATAGGCGGTGGCCAATTAGCGGGTGCGGCAGCAAGTGCTACTGGAGCCGCACCGATTTTGGCACAAGCTGCACTGTTAGCTCTAGGTTTGGTAAGAAGAGGTTTATCACCATTAGCTGCGGTACAACTCAGTGGTCTTGCTGCGAGTATTTTAGGTCTTGTTACTGGTGCTACTTTATCCACATCAAAATTTAAA GCACAAATGCAAAAAAGAGATCTATCAGCTGGTCAGAATTTCATTGCACCCGTATTACGAAAAAAACAAACATCATTAGAAGAAACTATATCTATCGGTACGAATTCTGATCTCAGTCCACCAAGCTTAAGGAGCACTAGTGCTTCTTCAATACAAGATAGTCCGAAACTTTATCAAGACTATGGTAAAGAATCACAAGCTTGA